The DNA window GCCCAGACTTGCCGACGCCGTTCTGATCTGCACCCAGGATCACCAGCATGCCGAACCTGCCGTGGCGCTGGCGGGGCTTGGGTATCACATCCTGCTGGAAAAGCCGATGGCTCCGACCGAAGCCGAATGCCAGCGGATCGTGGACGCCGTGGAAGCAGCGGGCGTGATGATGGCGGTCTGCCACGTTCTGCGCTACACGGCCTACACCACCGCGCTCAGGGCTCTGCTGAGCGCCGGGCGAATCGGCCGGATCGTCAGTATCGAACACCTCGAACCGGTGGGCTGGTGGCATCAGGCGCATTCCTTCGTGCGCGGCAACTGGCGAAACGAGCGCGAGAGTAACCCGATGCTGCTCGCCAAATCGTGTCATGACCTCGACTGGCTCAGTTCGCTGATGGATCAGCCCTGCACCCAGATCAGTTCCTTCGGCTCGCTGGCACATTTCCGGGCCAGCGAGCGGCCCCCGGCGCGGCGGATCGCTGCCTCGACTGCCCGGTCGCTTCAGAGTGTGCTTACGACGCGGCAGGGTTCTACCTGAATCTGCTCGAACAGGGCGACACAGGCTGGCCCCTGGACACCATCACCGCCGATCTGACCCGGGCAGGTGTGCTGGCAGCGCTGCGTGACGGTCCATACGGACGCTGCGTGTATGCCTGTGACAACGATGTGGTCGATCATCAGGTGGTCGGCATGCAGTTCCGGGATGGAGCCACTGCCAGCTTCACCATGACCGCCTTCACGCGTGCGCGGGGCCGTGAAACCCGCATCTTCGGTACGCGTGGCGAGCTGTACGGCGACAGCCGATATCTGCGCGTCTTCGATTTTCTGACTCAGGAAACGCTGGAAATCGATACGGAAGAAATGGGTGGGGAGCCTGCATCTGCTCATGGGGGCGGCGATTTCGGCCTGATGCGGGCGTTCGTGCAGGCGCTCAGAACCGGTGATCAGCGCTCCATCCTGTCGGGTCCACGGGCATCACTGGCGTCTCACCGCATGGTCTTCGCTGCCGAGGTTGCCCGGCACAAGGCAACGGTCCAGCAGCTGTAACCGCAGGCAGGAAAAGCAGTCGCTCCTTTCAAGTCTCATGTTTTCATACATGAATGAAAGTATGAGAGGTATTTCGTTGTTGCCATTGGCGAATCTTCGAGGTCGGGTGCTCGAAAACAGGCGTATAGAGAGTTCTCTTCACTCGATTATCCAGTTGCTGAATTTTATCCGGGTAGTATTGACAGACCCTATTTTGTCCGGGTAAAATCGCGTTCGATGGCTGCACTTCAGAGGTGTCCATCAAAGGATGCTGCCATGACCGATTCGCCTGCCGCTCGTGCCTACAAAAACTTCACGCCACGTCTGGGTATCTACCGCATCACTCACCTTCCCAGCGGGCGTTCACTGATCGGCTGGAGTCTGCATCTGGAGGGCATTCTCAACCGCAGCCGGTTTCAGCTCGGTCTGGGTGGACATCCGAACAAGGCCATGCAGCGCGACTGGAACGCAGACGGTCAGGACGCCTTCCGCTTCGAGATTCTCGACGAACTGAAGCCATCGGTGCCCGGCGACGAACCCACGGAAGACCTGAAGGAACTGCTGGCCCTGTGGCAGCTTCAGCTCGCGCTGCCTCCAGAACAGCGGTACTGACAGGCTGGGCTTTCTACGCTGCCACCAGCGGAAAGCCCAGCCTGAATGCACTGCGTTCGTCTGTGCGTCAGGGTGTGAGCTGCTCGACTGTCGGCAGCCGGAGCGTCCCGCGCCAGTAGCTCTCGATGGTCGTCAGAAGCTGGTGGTATTCGTCGTAGGTACCGGGCTTGACCACGTACCCGCTGGCATGATCGTGATAGGCACGCTGCACGTCGTCGGGGCTATCTGAGGTGGTCAGGACCAGCACCGGAATCGAGCGCAGATCGTCGCGGGTTTTGGCCTCGCGCAGAAACTCGATGCCGTTCATAACCGGCATGTTCAGGTCAAGTACGATCAGGTGAGGGCGCAGGGCCCGGCTTCCGCCTGCCCGGTGAGACAACAGATCGAGGGCCTGCTGGCCGTTCTCGACTCTGTGCAGCGTAATGTCTGGAGAAATTTCACTCAGCAGTTCTTCGAACAGCGCTGCATCGGCGAATTCGTCTTCGACCAACAAGATGACAAACGGGCGATTAGCAGCCATCGTACCTTTCCATAACTGAATTCAGAATATCACGGTACAGGAATGACCTCTTCATCCATATTTGATAAAAGGCGCTGCCACGCGGGGTTTTTGCGGGTAAGATTCTCAATCTGCGTTCATGATGGGCTTCTCAGATGGTAGCGTTGGGTATGCCCCGTCATCTGGTATCTCCAGAGCGCTTTGCCCTGGCAGCCTATGACGCTCTGTCGGCCAATATCGCCATTCTGAACGATCAGAGCATCATTGTGGCTGTCAACCGCGCCTGGGACGACTTCGCACAGGAGTTCGCAGGTGCTGGCCCCACGGCCAACAATGGCCTGGGAAGCAACTATCTGGCAATCAGCGAGGCGACGACCGGAGATGACCGGCCCTATGCACTGGAGACGGCGGCGGGCATCCGTGATCTGCTGGCGGGCACGCGCAAGGTCGCGGAGATCGAATACCCGTGTAAGGTCGCCAACGAACAGCGGTACTACATGGCCCGCGTGACCGCGTTCGATCAGGACGGCGAGCGCTTCGTGGTGGTGGCGCACGAGGACATCACGCGCCGCAAACGTGCAGAGCTGGCGCTGGAAAGCCTGAACCGCGAGCTGGAAGAGCGGATCGAGGCCCGTACCCGTGAACTGGAAGAGGCCGGACGGGTGGCGGAGCGGCATAATGCCGAACTGGAAGAAAGCAACCGCAACCTGTCGCAGTTCGCGTCGGTGGCGGCGCACGATCTTCAGGAACCGCTGCGCCTGATCGGAGCCTACGCCGACCTGTTGCGTCACCGGTCCTTCGACAGGCTGGACACCCGCAGCCAGACGCATCTGGGGCATCTGCTCGATCAGGTGGGGCGTGCCCGTCAGCTGGTGCGCGACGTGCTCACGCTGTCGCGGGTGGCCCTGCGGCCCACGCTTCAGCCGGTCAATCTGCGGGCGCTCTGGGAGGCATGTATCGCCACGTTTCCCTGGCCCGACGACACCCGTCTGGAGTGCGCCGACCTGCCGCCGGTGCTGGGCGACGTGGCGCAGCTGCGGCAGCTCCTGCTGAACCTGCTCGGCAACGCCCTCAAGTTTCGTTCGGCGCGGCCACTGGAACTGTCGCTGCGGGTCGAATCCCAGGGGCCGCAGCTTCACTTTCAGCTGACCGACAACGGCATCGGCATCGCCCCGCAGCACCACGAGAAAGTCTTCGTGATGTTCCAGCGCCTGCACAGCCGCACACCTTCCGGCCTGGGCAGCAGCGAAGCCCCGACCGGGGGCAACGGCGTAGGTCTGGCGGTGTGCAAAATGGTGGTCGAGCGCCACGGGGGACGGCTGTGGCTGACCTCTGCGGAAGGGCAGGGCACGACTTTTCATTTCACCCTTCCGGCAGCGCCTCCTGTGAATGACGAGACCGCTGTGCAGCAGAGCGCCCCCGTTTCCGACTGAGGGAGGAGCCCGCCTGCGGTCGCCTGAACGTCTGGCCCGCGACGCCGAACCCTGCGGCTTATGCTGTCAGGTATGCCGATCTGGATTGGAATTGCCCTGGGGGCGCACTGGGAGCGCTGGCCCGCTCCGCGCTGAGCACACTGATTCAGGGTCGTCTGAGCGGGGGACACTGGGCGGGATTTCCGCTGGGAACGCTGCTGATCAACGTGCTGGGCAGTTTTCTGCTGGGCCTGATCATCGCGCTGAACCTGCGCGGCCTGCTGAGTGCGCCGCTGCGTCTGGCGCTGGGCACCGGCTTCGTCGGAGCGTTTACCACCTTCAGCACCTTCGAGTGGGAGAGCAGCGCTCTGCTGCGGGGCGGCGAGGGACTGCGGGCGGGGCTGTACATCTTCGGAAATCTGCTGGCAGGGTACGCGGCTGTGCTGCTGGGGCGCTGGCTGGGCGAACGCTTCGCCTCCTGAATCTGCTGCCAGCCACCCATGAAGTAGGCTGATTTCATGACCGCTTCCCCCACGCCCACCGCTTCCTGGACAGTTCCTCAGCGCTGGACGGTGGCCGCGACCGTCCTCGGTTCCAGCATGGCCTTCATCGACGGTTCCATCGTCAATGTGGCGCTCAATGCCATTCAGCAGAGCTTCGCGGCAGGCGTGGCGGGCAGTCAGTGGGTGGTCAATGCTTACACCCTGATGCTGGCTGCCCTGATTCTGACCGGAGGCGCACTGGGCGACGTGTATGGCCGCCGCCTGGTCTTCGGCGTGGGTGTGGGTATCTTCGCGCTCGCCTCGGTGGCGTGTGGACTGGCTCCGAGCCTGCTGGTGCTGACCGGAGCGCGTGTGATTCAGGGCATCGGTGGTGCGCTGCTGATCCCCGGCAGTCTGGCGATGATCGGCGCGGTTTTCGACGATGCAGGCCGGGGCCGGGCTGTGGGCCTGTGGTCGGCGGCGACCTCGGCCACAAATCTGCTGGGGCCGGTGCTGGGCGGCGTACTGGTGCAGCAGCTGTCGTGGCGCTGGGCTTTTTTCATCAATGTGCCGCTGGCGCTGGGGGTGCTGTGGTGCCTGCGCGGCGTGCCGGAAACGCGCAGCAGCGGAGCAAATCGCCCCGATCTGATCGGTTCGGTGCTGGCGACGCTGGGCCTGGGACTGCTGACCTACGCCCTGATTCAGGCAGGCGAGAGCCGGGGAACTGGCCTGCTCGCGTCTCCCGGCGTGCTGGGCGGTGCCGGAGCGCTGCTGCTGGCGGGCTTTGTCGCCTGGGAGCGCTTTTCGCCTGCCCCGATGCTGCCGCTTGCCCTGTTTCGCCGCCGCGCATTTTCGGGGACCAATCTGCTGACGCTGCTGCTGTACGCCGCCCTGGGCGCACTCACCTTCTTCCTGCCACTGAATCTGATTGGCGTGCAGGGCTATACCCCGGCAGAGGCAGGCGCGGCGCTCGTGCCACTGGCCCTGCTGCTGACGCTGCTGTCACGCGTTGCGGGCAGTTTTGCAGGCCGCCTGGGTGCCCGCCTGCCGCTGACCGCCGGGCCGCTGATCTGCGCGGTGGCGTTTGCCCTGTTTGCCCGCCCCGGTCTGGGCGGCAGCTACTGGACGACCTATTTTCCGGCCATCGTGGTGCTGGGACTGGGACTCTCGGTCACGGTCGCACCGCTGGTCAGCGCGGTTCTGGGCAGTGTGGCCGACAGGTGGCAGGGCACGGCGTCGGGTGTGAACAACGCCGTGTCGCGCACCGGGGGACTGCTGGCGGTGGCTGCACTCGGCCTGATCATGCTGGGCAGCTTTCGCGGTGAACTGGAGACCCGCCTTCAGGCCCGCACCCTGCCGCCCGCGCTGGTCGGCACCATGATGGCCCAGGCCGACCGACTGGCGCAGGTGCAGCCGCCGTCCACCCTGTCTGCTGCACAGGTCAGAGCGCTGCGGCAGGACGTGCAGCAGGCGTTTATCGGCGGATTCCGGCAGGTCAGCTGGTGGTGTGCCGCGCTGAGCGTGCTGGCTGGTGTCGTGGGGTTCTTCTCGTTCAGTGGCAGCGGAAAGCAGCAGGAAGAACAGGCCTAGGGGCTCTCTCCCTGCTGCCGCAATCCCTCGTACAGCGCTCCCAGGCTGTCCTGAAGCGCGGTGCTCAGCTCGACATGCAGCAGTGCCAGCCCGCTTCCTTCCAGCGCTTCACGCACCGCTGGGGCGGGTTCGCTCATCGGCTGGAGGCCCGCGATCAGGGCCTGGGTATAGGTCAGCAGCCGCACGCCGCCCCCTTCCGGCAGGCCCGGCAGCGCCCGTTCCAGCAGTGGCGTGATCGCTTCCAGCCGCCCGGCCAGCCAGCGTTTGTGTGCCAGCGCACGCGCCGCGCTGATGTTGTGTTCCAGCAGGCCTGCCAGCAGCGGCATCAGGCGCAGCAGTTCGGGCGCGTCTGTGGCGAGCTCGGTGAACAGCGCGGCCAGACTGCGCGGCGTATGGGTGCCGCCTAGCCGCAGATGTTCTTCGAGCCTGTCGAGCCACTCGCCCAGCAGCACCTCGTACAGCTCCAGAAACAGCGCTTCCTTGCTGGCGAAGTAGGCGAACAGCGCGGGCTTGGTCAGGCCGACCCGCCCGGCAAGCTGCGTAAGCGTC is part of the Deinococcus sp. KNUC1210 genome and encodes:
- a CDS encoding TetR/AcrR family transcriptional regulator; the protein is MVIQVRARSDEAKATRRVQILSEARVLLATTRYPDLTLTQLAGRVGLTKPALFAYFASKEALFLELYEVLLGEWLDRLEEHLRLGGTHTPRSLAALFTELATDAPELLRLMPLLAGLLEHNISAARALAHKRWLAGRLEAITPLLERALPGLPEGGGVRLLTYTQALIAGLQPMSEPAPAVREALEGSGLALLHVELSTALQDSLGALYEGLRQQGESP
- a CDS encoding GIY-YIG nuclease family protein, whose amino-acid sequence is MTDSPAARAYKNFTPRLGIYRITHLPSGRSLIGWSLHLEGILNRSRFQLGLGGHPNKAMQRDWNADGQDAFRFEILDELKPSVPGDEPTEDLKELLALWQLQLALPPEQRY
- a CDS encoding CrcB family protein, whose amino-acid sequence is MSGGHWAGFPLGTLLINVLGSFLLGLIIALNLRGLLSAPLRLALGTGFVGAFTTFSTFEWESSALLRGGEGLRAGLYIFGNLLAGYAAVLLGRWLGERFAS
- a CDS encoding response regulator; translation: MAANRPFVILLVEDEFADAALFEELLSEISPDITLHRVENGQQALDLLSHRAGGSRALRPHLIVLDLNMPVMNGIEFLREAKTRDDLRSIPVLVLTTSDSPDDVQRAYHDHASGYVVKPGTYDEYHQLLTTIESYWRGTLRLPTVEQLTP
- a CDS encoding ATP-binding protein, whose amino-acid sequence is MPRHLVSPERFALAAYDALSANIAILNDQSIIVAVNRAWDDFAQEFAGAGPTANNGLGSNYLAISEATTGDDRPYALETAAGIRDLLAGTRKVAEIEYPCKVANEQRYYMARVTAFDQDGERFVVVAHEDITRRKRAELALESLNRELEERIEARTRELEEAGRVAERHNAELEESNRNLSQFASVAAHDLQEPLRLIGAYADLLRHRSFDRLDTRSQTHLGHLLDQVGRARQLVRDVLTLSRVALRPTLQPVNLRALWEACIATFPWPDDTRLECADLPPVLGDVAQLRQLLLNLLGNALKFRSARPLELSLRVESQGPQLHFQLTDNGIGIAPQHHEKVFVMFQRLHSRTPSGLGSSEAPTGGNGVGLAVCKMVVERHGGRLWLTSAEGQGTTFHFTLPAAPPVNDETAVQQSAPVSD
- a CDS encoding MFS transporter, whose translation is MTASPTPTASWTVPQRWTVAATVLGSSMAFIDGSIVNVALNAIQQSFAAGVAGSQWVVNAYTLMLAALILTGGALGDVYGRRLVFGVGVGIFALASVACGLAPSLLVLTGARVIQGIGGALLIPGSLAMIGAVFDDAGRGRAVGLWSAATSATNLLGPVLGGVLVQQLSWRWAFFINVPLALGVLWCLRGVPETRSSGANRPDLIGSVLATLGLGLLTYALIQAGESRGTGLLASPGVLGGAGALLLAGFVAWERFSPAPMLPLALFRRRAFSGTNLLTLLLYAALGALTFFLPLNLIGVQGYTPAEAGAALVPLALLLTLLSRVAGSFAGRLGARLPLTAGPLICAVAFALFARPGLGGSYWTTYFPAIVVLGLGLSVTVAPLVSAVLGSVADRWQGTASGVNNAVSRTGGLLAVAALGLIMLGSFRGELETRLQARTLPPALVGTMMAQADRLAQVQPPSTLSAAQVRALRQDVQQAFIGGFRQVSWWCAALSVLAGVVGFFSFSGSGKQQEEQA